One genomic segment of Tubulanus polymorphus chromosome 4, tnTubPoly1.2, whole genome shotgun sequence includes these proteins:
- the LOC141904799 gene encoding cytohesin-1-like isoform X2 — MLCNFVRALQVARIHAAGGLPREYLDEEPYSIDDDDDNDNTDDDDGHRLVKHSKGNPKTKLMSIGRKKFNMDPKKGLEYLIEHGLLHNTPEEVAQFLFKGEGLNKTAIGNYLGERNDFNIDVLKTFVNLHEFTDMILVQALRQFLWSFRLPGEAQKIDRMMECFAQRYCELNPGMFSSTDTCYVLSFAIIMLNTSLHNPSVRDKPNVDQFISMNRGINDGGDLPPDLLTSLFESIKKEPFKIPEDDGNDLMHTFFNPDKEGWLWKQGANKLSGRYRSWRRRWFILNDNCLYYFEYTTDKEPKGIIPLENVQIRDVHDRNKPHCFEIYSASNDIIKACKTDKEGKVVEGKHNVYRMSAATLEEKQEWTKCIKASISEHPVYDMLAQRRKKVTHQK; from the exons ATGTTATGCAATTTTGTCCGAGCGTTGCAGGTCGCGAGGATCCATGCGGCGGGCGGTTTACCTCGCGAGTATCTCGACGAGGAACCGTACAGTatcgacgatgatgatgataatgataatactgacgatgatgatggtcATCGATTAGTAAAACATAG cAAAGGGAATCCGAAGACGAAATTGATGTCAATCGGTCGAAAGAAATTCAACATGGATCCGAAGAAG ggtttaGAATATCTGATTGAACACGGACTATTGCACAATACTCCTGAAGAGGTGGCTCAGTTTCTATTCAAGGGTGAAGGTTTGAATAAAACCGCTATTGGAAACTATCTCGGAGAGAG gaatgACTTTAACATCGACGTTCTGAAGACATTTGTCAATCTACATGAATTCACTGATATGATATTAGTGCAAGCATTGAG GCAGTTTTTATGGAGTTTTCGTTTGCCCGGTGAAGCTCAGAAGATCGATCGAATGATGGAGTGTTTCGCTCAGCGTTATTGTGAACTGAATCCGGGAATGTTCTCCAGCACAG atacATGCTATGTTTTGTCGTTTGCTATAATCATGTTGAATACAAGTTTGCACAATCCGAGCGTCAGAGATAAACCAAACGTTGATCAGTTTATATCAATGAATCGTGGCATCAATGATGGCGGAGATCTTCCTCCAGATCTATTAACG AGTTTATTCGAGAGTATTAAGAAGGAACCGTTCAAGATTCCCGAAGATGACGGCAATGACTTGATGCACACGTTCTTCAATCCGGATAAAGAAGGCTGGTTATGGAAACAAG GCGCGAATAAGCTGA GTGGACGATACAGAAGTTGGAGGCGTAGATGGTTTATATTAAATGATAATTGTCTCTACTATTTCGAATATACTACG GATAAAGAACCGAAGGGAATTATTCCGTTAGAGAACGTACAAATTAGAGACGTGCATGATCGTAACAAACCGCATTGTTTCGAGATTTATTCAGCCAGTAATGATATCATTAAAGCTTGTAAAACTGATAAAGAAGGAAAAGTAGTTGAAG GTAAACATAACGTGTATAGAATGTCAGCAGCAACGTTAGAGGAGAAACAAGAATGGACGAAATGTATCAA AGCGAGTATCAGTGAACATCCCGTGTATGATATGCTAGCGCAAAGACGTAAAAAAGTGACTCATCAGAAGTAG
- the LOC141904799 gene encoding cytohesin-1-like isoform X4: MMPYYSKGNPKTKLMSIGRKKFNMDPKKGLEYLIEHGLLHNTPEEVAQFLFKGEGLNKTAIGNYLGERNDFNIDVLKTFVNLHEFTDMILVQALRQFLWSFRLPGEAQKIDRMMECFAQRYCELNPGMFSSTDTCYVLSFAIIMLNTSLHNPSVRDKPNVDQFISMNRGINDGGDLPPDLLTSLFESIKKEPFKIPEDDGNDLMHTFFNPDKEGWLWKQGANKLSGRYRSWRRRWFILNDNCLYYFEYTTDKEPKGIIPLENVQIRDVHDRNKPHCFEIYSASNDIIKACKTDKEGKVVEGKHNVYRMSAATLEEKQEWTKCIKASISEHPVYDMLAQRRKKVTHQK, encoded by the exons cAAAGGGAATCCGAAGACGAAATTGATGTCAATCGGTCGAAAGAAATTCAACATGGATCCGAAGAAG ggtttaGAATATCTGATTGAACACGGACTATTGCACAATACTCCTGAAGAGGTGGCTCAGTTTCTATTCAAGGGTGAAGGTTTGAATAAAACCGCTATTGGAAACTATCTCGGAGAGAG gaatgACTTTAACATCGACGTTCTGAAGACATTTGTCAATCTACATGAATTCACTGATATGATATTAGTGCAAGCATTGAG GCAGTTTTTATGGAGTTTTCGTTTGCCCGGTGAAGCTCAGAAGATCGATCGAATGATGGAGTGTTTCGCTCAGCGTTATTGTGAACTGAATCCGGGAATGTTCTCCAGCACAG atacATGCTATGTTTTGTCGTTTGCTATAATCATGTTGAATACAAGTTTGCACAATCCGAGCGTCAGAGATAAACCAAACGTTGATCAGTTTATATCAATGAATCGTGGCATCAATGATGGCGGAGATCTTCCTCCAGATCTATTAACG AGTTTATTCGAGAGTATTAAGAAGGAACCGTTCAAGATTCCCGAAGATGACGGCAATGACTTGATGCACACGTTCTTCAATCCGGATAAAGAAGGCTGGTTATGGAAACAAG GCGCGAATAAGCTGA GTGGACGATACAGAAGTTGGAGGCGTAGATGGTTTATATTAAATGATAATTGTCTCTACTATTTCGAATATACTACG GATAAAGAACCGAAGGGAATTATTCCGTTAGAGAACGTACAAATTAGAGACGTGCATGATCGTAACAAACCGCATTGTTTCGAGATTTATTCAGCCAGTAATGATATCATTAAAGCTTGTAAAACTGATAAAGAAGGAAAAGTAGTTGAAG GTAAACATAACGTGTATAGAATGTCAGCAGCAACGTTAGAGGAGAAACAAGAATGGACGAAATGTATCAA AGCGAGTATCAGTGAACATCCCGTGTATGATATGCTAGCGCAAAGACGTAAAAAAGTGACTCATCAGAAGTAG
- the LOC141903944 gene encoding mediator of RNA polymerase II transcription subunit 9-like: MSEIDLNFLPLIYDIIRSIEKDSQSHDVPTKLAELKSKLQKSREAVEKLPGIDLNKTEQLKQLHILQQQFINKTELLQKYKNKCNIEFPG; the protein is encoded by the exons atgtcagaaattgatttaaactttttaCCTCTGATTTATGACATAATAAGAAG catCGAGAAAGACTCACAGTCGCATGATGTACCGACAAAACTGGCCGAATTGAAGTCGAAACTACAAAAATCGCGCGAAGCAGTTGAAAAACTGCCTGGTATCGATTTGAATAAAACGGAACAATTAAAACAACTACACATATTACAACAACAGTTCATCAATAAAACTGAACtgttacaaaaatataaaaataagtGTAATATAGAATTTCCCGGCTAA
- the LOC141903943 gene encoding gem-associated protein 6-like, producing MASDDSSNNRIQPHSIFIKDPEDWMQYLYKFVSVKTTGLTEHVGWVYTIDPVSETVCLVRFDDTGREIPSMDIVMGHAVNSIEIINAYAEQYRAKLDQLFKSKFDIPLTRAEISQRRDKVTDWLIKNRLPVKQDSSDTDVINVADVLFIEAPYTSEHCRSTNEIILGKIQGLLKNMPEDADSWI from the coding sequence ATGGCTTCTGATGATAGTAGTAACAATCGAATACAACCGCATTCGATATTTATTAAAGATCCCGAAGATTGGATGCAATATTTGTATAAGTTCGTCAGCGTAAAAACGACCGGGTTGACGGAGCACGTCGGCTGGGTTTATACGATAGACCCCGTCTCTGAAACGGTCTGTCTCGTCCGTTTCGACGACACCGGTCGCGAAATCCCGTCGATGGATATCGTGATGGGTCACGCGGTCAACTCGATCGAAATTATCAACGCTTACGCCGAGCAATATCGCGCTAAATTAGACCAGTTGTTCAAATCGAAATTCGATATTCCGTTGACGCGCGCAGAGATCTCGCAACGTCGCGATAAAGTGACGGATTGGCTGATTAAAAATCGTCTGCCGGTGAAGCAGGATTCGTCGGATACCGATGTTATAAATGTTGCGGATGTGTTGTTCATCGAAGCGCCCTACACATCCGAACACTGTCGCAGTACTAACGAAATTATACTCGGAAAAATACAAGGACTATTAAAAAATATGCCTGAAGATGCAGATTCATGGATATGA